CGACCATCATCCGGGAAGTCAACGACCTTTCCTCGGACAACCTGGCGCACCGTATCGACGCCGGGGACAATAAGGACGAGCTGAGCCAGCTGGCGGATACCTTCAACCGTCTCCTGGACCGTCTCCAGGAATCCTTTGATATGCAACGCCGGTTTATCGCCAATGCGTCCCACGAGCTGTCGACGCCGCTGACGTCCATCTCCAGCCAGCTCGAAGTAGCCTTGCAACGGGAGCGCGGCGGAGCGGAATACAAACAGGTCTTGTTGTCCGTCCACGAAGACGTCATCCAACTGCGCCGCCTGACGCGGAGCCTGCTGGAGCTGGCCAAGGCCGACACGAGTGGAGGCATGGAGCTGACGGGCGTCCGGGTGGACGAGGTTTTGCTAAAGGTTGCCTCCGACATGGGGCAACTCCGCCGGCAATATATTGTCGACCTTCATTTCGGCGAATTCCCCGAGGACGAACCCGATTGCCTGGTGTTCGGCAGCTATGAGCTCCTCTACAGTGCCTTTCGGAATGTCGTGGAGAACGGCTGTAAATACGCCGCGGACCATACTGTAGAAGTACACCTATACTATGCCCGGCAGGGGATCAGCGTTTGCGTCACCACCAACGGCAATCCCATCAACGAGGAAGACTACGACAAAATCTTTCAGCCCTTTTTCCGGGGGGGCACCGCCGGCGACTATAGCGGCTGGGGACTCGGGCTGACGCTCGCCCGGAGTATCATACGCCTGCACAAGGGCACGATCGAAGTGACCGGGGACCGGGACCTTCGGAGTACCACCTTTATCGTGACATTGCCTCCTTCTTCAGCGAAGGTTTGAGCACAAAAAAGCCGGCCCAGAAGAGCCGGCCGTTTTCACACATAATGGGTACATCACGCTGTAAGGGTTAAAGCCATTGGTTCCTCATCCTCCGGTAGCAAAGAAACGGAGGCAAAGGTCTTTTTCTGCTGGATCCAGCCGAACACCAGCGGGATGATCAGCAAGGCGGAAAAGGTAGACGCGATCAGCCCGCCGATGACGGCGCGTCCCAGCGGTGCCGTCTGGTCACCGGATTCCCCGAGGCCGCTCGCCATGGGGATCATCCCCACGATCATCGCCAGGGTGGTCATCAGGATGGGCCGGAAACGCATGGAGGCGCTGGCGATGGCGGCCTTGAACGGGTCCTTATATTCCAACCGGAGGTGTTCTGCATTGGTCACGATCAACAGCGCATTGGCGACGGATACGCCGATGGACATAATGATCCCCATATACGATTGCAGGTTCAGGGTGGCCCCGGTTGCCAGCAATAAGGTCATGGAGCCGATGAGCACCGCCGGTACGGTGGACAGGACGCTGATGGCCATGCCAAAGGACTGGTAGTTGGCGGCCAGCAGGAGCAAGATGACAATGATAGCCGCCAGGAGCCCACTCTGAAGGGAGTCGAGGGTTTCTGTGAGCAAAGAGGACATTCCCTTGATCTGGGCCACCATGCCGGAGGGCGGCGTGCCTAGGGAATTGATGGCTTTTTGGACGGCGTTGGTGGCGGCGCCCAGGTCCTTTTTGTAGATGTTGGCGCTGACGGTGACAAAACGCCTCGGTCCCGCCCGGTCGTATTCCCCGGGTAAGGTATCGATACGAAGGCTGGCGACGTCGGAGAGGATGGGTCGCACCTGTCCCGCGACCAGGGGCGCATTCCGGAGCTGTTCCAGGGAGGTCATCATATATTCCGGCACTTCCACCTGTGTCTGGTAGGTGTAGGAGTTCCGGTTGTCCAGCCATAGATTTTTGTCGGTAAAGCGGCTGGAGCTGGTCAGGTCGGTGATGCTTTTTGATACGTCCCTCAAATTCAACCCCATCATGGCGATTCTTTGCCGGTCTGCGGCGATGTTGACGACAGGGAATTTGAGGGGCTGGGCGATCTGGACGTCCCTGAGAAAAGAGATATGACTTAGGGTATCGACGAGCCTGTCGGCATATTGTTCGATGTTCTCGATGTTCTTGCCGGCGACGCGGACCTCGATGGGGGTGGAAGCGCCCTGGGACATGATCTTCTCGGTGAGCTCGATGGGCTCGAAGGAGAGATGGAGTTCGGGGTATCGGGCCAGGATGTTTTTTCGGAGCTGATCCTTGAGTTCTTCGACGTTGCCCTTGAAGTGATCGTCAAGGTTGACCTGGATGACGGCTTCGTGGGTACCGCTGTTGAAGATATAAAGGTTGGAAGTGCCGAAGCTGGAAGGGACGAGGCCGACATAAGCGGACGTAACGTCGATGTGGTGGTCGACGGTGGAGTCGAGGATGTCGAGGACGCCTTTGGTGGCGCGTTCGGTGACTTCGAGGCGTGTGCCGTCGGGTTCGCGGAGGCGGAGCTGGAGCTGGCCCACGTTGTTTTTGGGCAGGAGATCCTTGCCGATGATGACCAGACAGAGGCCTGCCCCGGTGAGCGTGAAGGCCAGGTAGATCATCACCACGAGTTTTCGACGGGGCATCCATTTTTTCAGCCGGTCGGCGAGGGCTTGTTTGACGATTCCGAAGTAGTCATTTTCCTCCTTGTGTGCGTGCCGGTACATCTCCTCCCTCAGTAGCCAGTTCGAGATCACGGGTACGATGGTCTGGGACGACAAGAAGGAGACGATCATGGCGAACCCGATCGACAGGGACAGCGGCAGGAACATGGCCTTGGGGACCCCATTCATGACAAAGGCCGGCGCGAAGACGGCCAGGATACAGAGCAGGATCAGGAGCTTTGGGAAAGCGATCTCCTGGCAGGCGTTCCAGATCGCCAGCTGCTTGGACTTACCCATTTCCAGGTGCTGGTGGATGTTCTCTATAGTCACCGTGGATTCATCCACGAGGATACCGATGGCTAAGGAAAGACCGCTCAGGGTCATGATGTTGATCGTCTGCCCGCAGAGGTGTAGGAAAAACACGGCGCCTAAGATGGCGATCGGGATGGTGATGATGACCACGAGGCTGCTCCGCCAGTCCCTGAGGAAAAGCAAAACGGTCAAACCCGTCAGGATCGCCCCCAGGATGCCCTCGGTCATCAGGCTTTTGGCGGCGTTGATGACAAAAACGCTCTGGTCGAATTTATAGCTCACCTCCACGTCCGCCGGCAACAGGCTTTTCATTTCCGGGATACGTTCTTTGAGCGTGTTGACCACCGTCAGGGTGGAGGCATCGGGGGTCTTGACGATGGGCATATAGACGGAACGCTTTCCGTTCACCAGGGAATAGTCGACCGTTACGTCCGTCCCATCCTCCACCTTGGCTACGTCCCGCACATACACCGTCGCCGCTCCCTGACTTTGGATAGGGATGTCGTCGAAATTCCGGACACTATCCTCCAGGGAGTTCACACTGGTGACATACATGATCTTGCCCATCCTGAGGTTCCCGGAAGGGGTCATGGTGTTGTTCCGGGTGATGGCGTTCACGACCTGGTCGGCAGAGAGGTTGAATGCCTGGAGTTTTTGGGGATCCACATTGATGACCATCGTCCGTGCGTTGGACCCGAAGGGCGGGGGAGCGGTAAGACCGGGGATGGTGGCGAACAGGGGGCGGATCCTGGTCATGGCCAGGTCGAAGATATCCGCCAGGGTCCGGGTCTTGCTGCTAAAGACGAGTTCGCCCACGGGTAGGGAAGAAGCGTCGAAACGGATGACCTGGGGTGGCAGGGCGCCCGGTGGGAAAAAGGCCATGGTCCGGTTGACCTGCAGGGCCACCTGGGCGGAGGCCTCGGCCATGTCGGTATTCTCGTAGAAGGTGAGCTTGATCAGGGAGAGCCCCTGGATGTTTTTACTTTCGATATTTTTCACACCGTTGACATACAGGAACTGGTCCTGCATGCGGGTCGCGAAGAAACCTTCCATCTGGCGGGCGGACATCCCTCCGTACTGCTCGATCACATAGATGACCGGTAGGTTGAGCTGGGGGAAGATGTCAACGGGTATGCTACGCACGGCCATCACGGAGAACAACAAAAGACCCATGAACATCACCAGGATAGTGATGGGCCTTTTTAAGGCTGCTCGTATCATCAGGAGGGTTATTTGATGCTTTGAATAAATTGGTTGAGGTTGCCTGTCGCGGTGGCCCTGTCGAGATTCGCCAGGTACCAGTTGTTGAGCGTTTCGGCATAAGATATCTGGGCGCTATACAGGACGTAGGTCGCTTCGGTCAGGTCCACCAGGTTGATGAGGCCGGCCCTATACTGTGCCAGTTTTTGGTTATACGCATCACCGGCGGCCTTGATCTGAATGGGGATCTCCCGGAGGTTGGCCTCGGCTTCCCGGATGGCCTCCTGGGCCTGGGCTGCGGCCGAATTCAGGTCTAATTGCTCCTGCTGAAGGGCGTAGTCCGTGGATTGGGTTTCGAAGCGGGCTTGCGTTAGCGCGTCTCTCCGATGGACAGGGTCGAAAAGGTTATAAGCAAATGTCAGCCCAACCATATAGTTGTACCGTTGGTAGCCCAGGCCGGTGCCCATGTCCTTGTACTGATCGTTATACGCTATGCTGGAGCCCCGGCCCCAGGCGCCCCCGGAAAGGATGATCTTGGGCAGATAGCTTTTTTTCACCAGGGTTTCCGAGGACAGGTAATACTGCTTTTGCTGAAGGTAATAGTTGAGAAAGGGGTTGCTACCCGCGGGGGTATCCAGGGAAGGCATCATCGGGTGTGTCGCCATCGTATCTACGCTTACCTTGTCCGGAGCCAGGCCGGTGAGGTAGGCCATCTCCTGGGTAAGCTGGGCGATGGTGCCCAGCCGCTCGTTATAGGCTACCCGGGCCTTGGACAGCTCCGCCTGGGCCAGGGATGAATCGACCCCTGCCCGTATGCCGCTGAAGGTCAGGGCGTGGATCACGGTATCGACCGTCGAATAACGGAGGATATTCTGTTGATCGACTGCCAATTGGTATTTGCTCTTCAGGAGTTCGAAATAGAGCTTGCTGACCTGTTCTTCGAGGAGATAGGTTTGGAAATCCAGGTCGGCCTGGCGCACGCCGACGAGCGACTGAGCGTTACTGACCTTTGCTTTCCGAAGGCCGAAATTGACGAGCTCGTATTCGCTGTACAGCACGCCTATGTTCCCGGTGGCCGCCTGCCAGTTCTCCGCGCTGCGAACGCTGCTGCTCACGGAGGGGATGATGCCGAAAGACTCGTAAGCCCCCGGGAGGGAATTGGCGGATGCCATATTCACCTCGTCCAGCGCCATGGCGCTGGGCAGAAAACTGTTTCGGGCATAGGAAACACCTGCCTGCGCACTGCTCACCAGGGCCTTTTTCTGAGACAGCAAGGGAAGATGGCGGGTGGCGGCGTCGACGAGGACAGACAGGGGGCCGCCCGTGCTGTCTTGCGCAGTCGTAGCCGCAGTCGAACCCGTAGCCTGGGAGAAGGCGGCTCCCGACACGAGTCCCAAGACGGCGCACAGGTAGAACCTTCGTATATGTTGAATGATCATGTTGGTCCGGTTTATTGCTTGATGGTAATGTTGTCTTTGATTTCGTCGTTGGCGTTGGCAATGACGGAATCCCCGGGGTTCAGCGCTCCGAAGACCTCGATTTGGCTGGCGGACTGATTGCCCGTGGACACGTCGACCTTGTGGGTTTTCCCGTCTATTATGACGATGACGTATTTCCGTTCGGTGGAGGTGACGACCGCTGATTTGGGAACGGATAGCGCGCTGGGATTCCCCTTTGACGTGAACAATACCGTGGCGAACATACCCGGCGTAAGGGTTTCGCTTTGATTATACACATCCAGTTCCACCCGCTCGCTCCGGAATTGAGGCGAGATATTCATCGACTTCCTGGCGATGCGTCCCGTAAAGGCTTTCCCGGGGTACGCCGTCAGGTAAAAGGACAGGGTGTCGCTATTGCGAAGGTCTTCCGCGATATGTTCCGGTATGTCCACCTGCAGACGCAAGTGTTCGATTTGTTTTAGCTCCAGCATGGGGGGCGCATCCTTGGCTGCCGCACTGACGAGGGCGCCCGGGTGGACGTTTCGGGCCGTGATCACCCCTGTGAACGGCGCCGTGACGTTGAGATAGGAACCCATGACCTGCTGTTGCTGCCAATTGGCCCTTTCCGCATTGGCGAGGGAGCTGTCGGCGGAGGCTTTGGCCTTGGCGGCGGCCAGTTGCAGGGGAGACACGGCCCCCGGTGTCGCTGCAGCTTCTGTAAGCCGTTCGTATTCTTCCTTGCTGATCGTAAAGTCCGCCTTCGCGCGTTCGAATTTCTCTTTTGCCTGAAGCGTGGCTTGTTCCAATTCCGGGGCGACGAGCACCATGAGCAGCTGACCCTGCCGGACGTGAGATCCAATATCGACAAGGACGGATTGCACATATCCATTGACCTTCGGGAAGATGGATACTTCCTGGTAGGCGGCCAGTTGGGCAGGGAGCTGTTCTACCTGTTCCACTGGTGTTTTACTGGCTGCGGCCAGCGAATAATGGGGCGCTGCGGCGGAGGCGACCGCGGGGTCGGCTTCTTGTTGGTGCCCGCAGGCGGCCAGGAGAATGATAAAGGGTATCAGTAATGTAACGCGATTCATATCGGATAAGTTAATGAGTAGTTTGAATAAGATCACCTGGTTCATCTTCATTGTCGCCAGGGTACAAGGAAGCCGACCGGAAGGATGTTTTTTGCTGTATCCAGCCATACACGAGGGGGACCATGAACAAAGCGGCGAAAGTCGAGGCGGCTAGTCCGCCGATGACGGCGCGCCCCAATGGGGCGGTCTGGTCGCCCGATTCCCCGAGGCCGCTCGCCATAGGGATCATCCCCACGATCATGGCCGCACTGGTCATCAGGATGGGCCGGAAACGCATAGCGGCGCTGACGATGGCGGCCTTGAAGGGATCTTTGTATTCCAGCCGCAGGTTTTCCGCATTGGTGACGATCAGCAGCGCGTTGGCGACGGATACGCCGATGGACATAATGATCCCCATGTACGACTGCAGATTGAGGGTAGCCCCGGTCGCCAGGAGGATGACCAGCGAGCCCAGGAGCACCGCCGGCACCGTTGCCAGGACACTGATGGCGACCCCAAAGGACTGGTAGTTGGCGGCCAGCAGGAGCAAGATGACGATGATGGCTGCCAGGAGCCCGCTTTGAAGCGAATCCAGGGTTTCGGTCAGGAGGGAGGACATCCCTTTGATCTGGGCCACCATGCCGGAGGGCGGCGTGCCCAGGGAATTGATGGCTTTTTGGACGGCGTTGGTGGCGGCGCCCAGGTCCTTTTTGTAGATGTTGGCGCTGACGGTGACAAAACGCCTCGGCCCCGACCGGTCGTATTCCCCGGGCAAGGTATCGATACGGATGGTGGCGACGTCGGAGAGGACGGGCCGCATCTGTCCTGCAACCAGGGGCGCGTTCCGGAGCTGTTCCAGGGAGGTCATCATGTATTCCGGTACTTCCACCTGTGTCTGGTAGGTGTAGGAGTTCCGGTCGTCCAGCCACAGGTTCTTATTGGTGAACCGGCTGGAACTGGTCACGTCGGTGATGCTCTTGGAAATATTGTCCAGGCTAAGCCCCATCAGGGACAAACGCTGCCGGTCTACATTGATGTCGACGACGGGGAATTTGAGAGGCTGGGCGATCTGGACATCCCTGAGAAAAGAGATATGACTTAGGGTATCGACGAGCCTGTCGGCATATTGTTCGATATTCTCGATGTTCTTGCCGGCGACGCGGACCTCGATGGGGGTGGAAGCGCCCTGGGACATGATCTTCTCGGTGAGCTCGATGGGCTCGAAGGAGAGACGGAGTTCAGGGTAGCGAGCCAGGATGTTTTTTCGGAGCTGATCCTTGAGTTCTTCGACGTTGCCCTTGAAGTGATCGTCAAGGTTGACCTGGATGACGGCTTCGTGGGTACCGCTGTTGAAGATATAGAGGTTGGAGCTGCCGAAGCTGGAAGGGACGAGGCCGACATAAGCGGACGTAACGTCGATGTGGTGGTCGACGGTAGAGTCGAGGATGTCGAGGACGCCTTTGGTGGCGCGTTCGGTGACTTCGAGGCGTGTGCCGTCGGGTTCGCGGAGGCGGAGCTGGAGCTGGCCTACGTTGCTCTTTGGCAGGAGGTCCTTGCCGATCACCGTCAGACAGACCGCCGCGCCGGTCAGCGAAAGACCCAGGTACAAAAGGACGACCGTCTTCCGCCGCGGCATCCATTTTTCGAGGCGGCTGTGTAACGCGTCTTTCATGCGTTGGAAGAAGCCCTCTTCCTGCGCGTGGGCGCCGTGGGCGCTCTGCGCCTCCTGCGCGGTGGCTGCACCGTCGCCGACCTGCGTCGCATGTGGTTCGCTGTGCGCGGTAGCTGCGTCGTCGCCATGCGGCACCAGCGGCCCGCCGTGCTTCAACAGCCAGTTCGAGATCACCGGCACCAGCGTTTGCGCCGCCACATAAGACACGATCATCGCAAACCCGATCGACAGGGACAGCGGCAGGAACATGGCCTTAGGTACGCCATTCATGACAAAGGCCGGGGCGAACACCGCCAGGATACAAAGAAGGATCAGGAATTCCGGGAAGGCAACCTCCTGGCAGGCATCCAGGATGGCGCGCCGCTTACTTTTGCCCCGCTCCAGGTGCTGGTGAATGTTTTCTATCGTCACGGTGGCCTGGTCGACGAGGATACCGATGGCCAGGGACAGGCCACTCAGCGTCATGATGTTGATCGTCTGGCCTGTCAGATTGAGGAAAAAAATGGCCCCCAAAACGGAGATCGGGATGGTGATGATCACCACCAGGCTACTTCTCCAGTCCTTTAGGAAAAGTAAAACCGTCAAACCCGTCAGGATGGCCCCCAGGATGCCCTCGGTCATCAGGCTTTTGGCAGCGTTGATGACGAAAACGCTCTGGTCGAATTTATAGCTCACATCCACGTCCGGCGGCAACAGGCTTTTCATCTCGGCGATCTTGTCCTTGAGCATGTTGACCACCGTAAGTGTGGACGCGTCCGGCGTCTTGACGATGGGCATGTATACGGACCGTTTGCCGTTCACCAGGGCATAGTCCACGGTGATGTCCGTGGCGTCTTCCACTTTCGCCACGTCGCGGACGAAGACCGACGTGCTGCCGTTGCTTTTGATGGGAATGTCTCCAAATTCCTTGACCTGGTCTTCGAGGGAGTTCACACTGGTGACGTACATAATATTGCCCACACGGAGGTTCCCGGAGGGCGTCATGGCGTTGTTCTGTGTGATGGCATTCACCACCTCGTCGGCGGAGAGATTGAAGGACAGGAGCTTCTGCGGATCGACGTTGATGACCACCGTCCGGGCGTTGGACCCGAAGGGCGGGGGAGCGGTCAGCCCGGGAATGGTGGCGAAAAGGGGCCGTATCCGGGTCATGGCCAGGTCGAAAATATCCGCCAGGGTGCGGGTCTTGCTGCTAAAGACGAGCTCACCCACCGGAAGGGAGGAGGCGTCGAAACGGATGACCTGGGGCGGAAGGGCGCCCGGCGGGAAAAAGGCCATGGTCCGGTTGACCTGCAAGGCGACCTGTGCCGAGGCTTCGGCCATGTCGGTACTTTCATAAAAGGTCAGCTTGATCAGGGACAGGCCTTGGATATTCTTGCTTTCGATGTTTTTGACACCGTTGACATATAGGAACTGGTCCTGCATGCGGGTGGCAAAGAAGCCCTCCATCTGGCGCGCGGACATCCCCCCGTATTGCTCGATGACATAGATAACGGGGAGGTTAAGCTGTGGGAAAATATCGATGGGTATTTTCCGGAGCGCCATGATGGAGAACAGTAAAAGGCCCATGAACAACACCAGGATGGTGATGGGTCTTTTTAATGCTGCACGTATCATTAAAAAAGCGTATTTGTGGAGGCTGGCGGTATGAGCCTATACGAGGCTAATCGGCCAGCCAAAAAAGATAAAGAAAGGGAAGGCTAACACACACGCACAGGGGGGCCCCTCAGCAAGGCAGCCGCGCGATCCCTGGAAACGATCGGGTCGACGGCGGGAATGAATACTTCCAGGACGGGATACGTCACCGGTTCAAGGTGGAATTCCAGGGAAGACACCGCAGCGGCGTCCCCCGGCTGAAAGCGTTTGTTGAGGATGTGACGCTTACCGTGCTGGGCAATTCCGGTGACGATGGTTTGCACCTGTGGTCCGGTATGCCCGCTGGTTTTGATGACCGAAGCATATTCGTCCAGGTCCACCGACGGGGCGGTATACCTGAAACAAATCTGAACGCTGAAGAAAAGTAAATAGGCGACGGATACAAGTGCTTTAGAAGCCAAATCCCTGAATGGCTCCTTGCGGTTTCGTGTATGTGCCGTGCCGTGGATAGGAAGGAAAATTTGCCGCCAAGTTACCGATTAAATCCTTAAAGAAATGAAAAAGGTGCGGGGCAATCATTAGCGATATTGCGGCGGCGGCCTAAATTGTCCGCTTAGGTCGCCGCCGCAATTCTATGCGGCCGCCTGGGCCAGGATCTCGTCCATACGGATCCCCAGGTGGCTTTCGTCAAACACGCACCGCCCGTCCTTGATGACCAATACCTGCGGAGAGGCATGGGGCACCCCGAAACGTTCGGCGATCAACCCGGACAGGCTCCTGTAGGACAGGAGGTCCAGGTAATAGAAGTCCACAGTTTCACTTCCTTTGGCACTTTCCAGGCGGAACTTCGCAGTACTGCTGATCGAACAGCGGGTACTGTGCTTAAAGATCACCTGGGGCCTCGTTTTTGACTGCTCGACAAGCCGGTCAACGCCCGAGGCATCGGTCAAATCGATCCAATTCATGCCGCAAAGGTACGCTGCGGCTCTTAATAA
This sequence is a window from Dinghuibacter silviterrae. Protein-coding genes within it:
- a CDS encoding HAMP domain-containing sensor histidine kinase; the protein is MFVLLVSGIIALLAASVYYLFALERREAFRAHLKSRANYSAQLYDLLGDSAYARLSGMDSSLSAGFLPRRTIALFQAGEPPVFQFQGKDTQRFALDPQTLQAVGRTGEAFFTLDTREAIALKRRAGGKEVIVAVAARDVEGLARLDELLKILLGSLPVSVLLTAIAGSIFARRLIRPVTTIIREVNDLSSDNLAHRIDAGDNKDELSQLADTFNRLLDRLQESFDMQRRFIANASHELSTPLTSISSQLEVALQRERGGAEYKQVLLSVHEDVIQLRRLTRSLLELAKADTSGGMELTGVRVDEVLLKVASDMGQLRRQYIVDLHFGEFPEDEPDCLVFGSYELLYSAFRNVVENGCKYAADHTVEVHLYYARQGISVCVTTNGNPINEEDYDKIFQPFFRGGTAGDYSGWGLGLTLARSIIRLHKGTIEVTGDRDLRSTTFIVTLPPSSAKV
- a CDS encoding TolC family protein yields the protein MIIQHIRRFYLCAVLGLVSGAAFSQATGSTAATTAQDSTGGPLSVLVDAATRHLPLLSQKKALVSSAQAGVSYARNSFLPSAMALDEVNMASANSLPGAYESFGIIPSVSSSVRSAENWQAATGNIGVLYSEYELVNFGLRKAKVSNAQSLVGVRQADLDFQTYLLEEQVSKLYFELLKSKYQLAVDQQNILRYSTVDTVIHALTFSGIRAGVDSSLAQAELSKARVAYNERLGTIAQLTQEMAYLTGLAPDKVSVDTMATHPMMPSLDTPAGSNPFLNYYLQQKQYYLSSETLVKKSYLPKIILSGGAWGRGSSIAYNDQYKDMGTGLGYQRYNYMVGLTFAYNLFDPVHRRDALTQARFETQSTDYALQQEQLDLNSAAAQAQEAIREAEANLREIPIQIKAAGDAYNQKLAQYRAGLINLVDLTEATYVLYSAQISYAETLNNWYLANLDRATATGNLNQFIQSIK
- a CDS encoding efflux RND transporter permease subunit, with translation MIRAALKRPITILVLFMGLLLFSIMALRKIPIDIFPQLNLPVIYVIEQYGGMSARQMEGFFATRMQDQFLYVNGVKNIESKNIQGLSLIKLTFYESTDMAEASAQVALQVNRTMAFFPPGALPPQVIRFDASSLPVGELVFSSKTRTLADIFDLAMTRIRPLFATIPGLTAPPPFGSNARTVVINVDPQKLLSFNLSADEVVNAITQNNAMTPSGNLRVGNIMYVTSVNSLEDQVKEFGDIPIKSNGSTSVFVRDVAKVEDATDITVDYALVNGKRSVYMPIVKTPDASTLTVVNMLKDKIAEMKSLLPPDVDVSYKFDQSVFVINAAKSLMTEGILGAILTGLTVLLFLKDWRSSLVVIITIPISVLGAIFFLNLTGQTINIMTLSGLSLAIGILVDQATVTIENIHQHLERGKSKRRAILDACQEVAFPEFLILLCILAVFAPAFVMNGVPKAMFLPLSLSIGFAMIVSYVAAQTLVPVISNWLLKHGGPLVPHGDDAATAHSEPHATQVGDGAATAQEAQSAHGAHAQEEGFFQRMKDALHSRLEKWMPRRKTVVLLYLGLSLTGAAVCLTVIGKDLLPKSNVGQLQLRLREPDGTRLEVTERATKGVLDILDSTVDHHIDVTSAYVGLVPSSFGSSNLYIFNSGTHEAVIQVNLDDHFKGNVEELKDQLRKNILARYPELRLSFEPIELTEKIMSQGASTPIEVRVAGKNIENIEQYADRLVDTLSHISFLRDVQIAQPLKFPVVDINVDRQRLSLMGLSLDNISKSITDVTSSSRFTNKNLWLDDRNSYTYQTQVEVPEYMMTSLEQLRNAPLVAGQMRPVLSDVATIRIDTLPGEYDRSGPRRFVTVSANIYKKDLGAATNAVQKAINSLGTPPSGMVAQIKGMSSLLTETLDSLQSGLLAAIIVILLLLAANYQSFGVAISVLATVPAVLLGSLVILLATGATLNLQSYMGIIMSIGVSVANALLIVTNAENLRLEYKDPFKAAIVSAAMRFRPILMTSAAMIVGMIPMASGLGESGDQTAPLGRAVIGGLAASTFAALFMVPLVYGWIQQKTSFRSASLYPGDNEDEPGDLIQTTH
- a CDS encoding efflux RND transporter permease subunit, which gives rise to MIRAALKRPITILVMFMGLLLFSVMAVRSIPVDIFPQLNLPVIYVIEQYGGMSARQMEGFFATRMQDQFLYVNGVKNIESKNIQGLSLIKLTFYENTDMAEASAQVALQVNRTMAFFPPGALPPQVIRFDASSLPVGELVFSSKTRTLADIFDLAMTRIRPLFATIPGLTAPPPFGSNARTMVINVDPQKLQAFNLSADQVVNAITRNNTMTPSGNLRMGKIMYVTSVNSLEDSVRNFDDIPIQSQGAATVYVRDVAKVEDGTDVTVDYSLVNGKRSVYMPIVKTPDASTLTVVNTLKERIPEMKSLLPADVEVSYKFDQSVFVINAAKSLMTEGILGAILTGLTVLLFLRDWRSSLVVIITIPIAILGAVFFLHLCGQTINIMTLSGLSLAIGILVDESTVTIENIHQHLEMGKSKQLAIWNACQEIAFPKLLILLCILAVFAPAFVMNGVPKAMFLPLSLSIGFAMIVSFLSSQTIVPVISNWLLREEMYRHAHKEENDYFGIVKQALADRLKKWMPRRKLVVMIYLAFTLTGAGLCLVIIGKDLLPKNNVGQLQLRLREPDGTRLEVTERATKGVLDILDSTVDHHIDVTSAYVGLVPSSFGTSNLYIFNSGTHEAVIQVNLDDHFKGNVEELKDQLRKNILARYPELHLSFEPIELTEKIMSQGASTPIEVRVAGKNIENIEQYADRLVDTLSHISFLRDVQIAQPLKFPVVNIAADRQRIAMMGLNLRDVSKSITDLTSSSRFTDKNLWLDNRNSYTYQTQVEVPEYMMTSLEQLRNAPLVAGQVRPILSDVASLRIDTLPGEYDRAGPRRFVTVSANIYKKDLGAATNAVQKAINSLGTPPSGMVAQIKGMSSLLTETLDSLQSGLLAAIIVILLLLAANYQSFGMAISVLSTVPAVLIGSMTLLLATGATLNLQSYMGIIMSIGVSVANALLIVTNAEHLRLEYKDPFKAAIASASMRFRPILMTTLAMIVGMIPMASGLGESGDQTAPLGRAVIGGLIASTFSALLIIPLVFGWIQQKKTFASVSLLPEDEEPMALTLTA
- the ytxJ gene encoding bacillithiol system redox-active protein YtxJ — its product is MNWIDLTDASGVDRLVEQSKTRPQVIFKHSTRCSISSTAKFRLESAKGSETVDFYYLDLLSYRSLSGLIAERFGVPHASPQVLVIKDGRCVFDESHLGIRMDEILAQAAA
- a CDS encoding efflux RND transporter periplasmic adaptor subunit translates to MNRVTLLIPFIILLAACGHQQEADPAVASAAAPHYSLAAASKTPVEQVEQLPAQLAAYQEVSIFPKVNGYVQSVLVDIGSHVRQGQLLMVLVAPELEQATLQAKEKFERAKADFTISKEEYERLTEAAATPGAVSPLQLAAAKAKASADSSLANAERANWQQQQVMGSYLNVTAPFTGVITARNVHPGALVSAAAKDAPPMLELKQIEHLRLQVDIPEHIAEDLRNSDTLSFYLTAYPGKAFTGRIARKSMNISPQFRSERVELDVYNQSETLTPGMFATVLFTSKGNPSALSVPKSAVVTSTERKYVIVIIDGKTHKVDVSTGNQSASQIEVFGALNPGDSVIANANDEIKDNITIKQ